Below is a genomic region from Bacteroidales bacterium.
ATACATTTGCGCCTTCAATCCTAACCTTTCCAGGTTAAGAGTCGTTCCTTTAATCTAACCTATTGTAATTCAATATATCATCACATGAAAATTCGATTAAAGATTCTGTCCGGGTTCCTGGTTATTGTGGCCATGCTCACCATTGCCGGGGGATTTGGCATCTATGAATTCAGAAGATTAAGCAATTCAGTAGAGTCAATACTAACTGATAACTATGCCAGCATTGTAGCTTGCAATAGCATGCTGGAAGGCCTTGAGAGAGAAGATAGCGGGATTCTTCTTTTCATGATGGGGCAGCATGAATTGGGTAAAGTAACCATCCTTGATGGGGACTCTATTTTCAAAAAATCGTTGCAATCGGCGCGAAACAACATCACCGAAAAGGATGAAGAAGTATACATTGAAGAAATTTCTAAAAAGTATGAGATCTATAAGAAGTATTGGGAATACCAGGTTGCGAATGAGCAGGAAACCTTTGATATGGATTGGTTTTTCCAGAATGTACATTATAGCTTTAACGATGTGAAGACCGCGGTTAAAGGTTTAATGATGCTCAATCAGACGAGCATGTACAACGAAGCTTTTATGTTACGTGAGAAGGCACAGCGTGCTGTGATGCCAGGCTTTGTTGCTGTTGTGGCTGCATTGATCTTTGCAGTACTTTTTAACTTTTTCATCAACCATTATTTTGTTTCGCCGATTCTCCGCCTGATTCGGGCCATAAACCTTTATCACCCATCGGGCAGGGAGTTGGATGCGAAAATTGAAACGCAGGATGAGATAAAAACGCTTGAGGAGGCAGTGCGCAACATGATTCTTAAATTCAACAGAAAGATGATATGAGATTTCCGGTTGTCATACGTCAGATTGGAGCGGTGCTGATGATTAATGCATTGTTCTTGTTTATTTCGTTCATTATTTCCTGGTTCAATGATGAAAGTTCAGTCTTTCCGCTGCTTTACAGTTCACTTATTGTTTTGATTTTTGGTATTTTCCCCTTGATTTATGTTCCGTCCTTCAAATACCTGACTTTGCTCGAAGGCATAACGATCATCGTTTTTGGCTGGATTACCACCTGTATTGTCGGAATGCTACCCTATATCATGTGGGGCAGTGAATTCACCCTGATAAATGCCTGGTTCGAGAGTGTATCTGGATATACCACCACCGGATCAACCATTCTGAACGACATTGAGGCGCTGCCAAATGGGCTGCTGTTCTGGCGA
It encodes:
- a CDS encoding MCP four helix bundle domain-containing protein, translated to MKIRLKILSGFLVIVAMLTIAGGFGIYEFRRLSNSVESILTDNYASIVACNSMLEGLEREDSGILLFMMGQHELGKVTILDGDSIFKKSLQSARNNITEKDEEVYIEEISKKYEIYKKYWEYQVANEQETFDMDWFFQNVHYSFNDVKTAVKGLMMLNQTSMYNEAFMLREKAQRAVMPGFVAVVAALIFAVLFNFFINHYFVSPILRLIRAINLYHPSGRELDAKIETQDEIKTLEEAVRNMILKFNRKMI